In Comamonadaceae bacterium OS-1, a single window of DNA contains:
- the rhtB_4 gene encoding homoserine/homoserine lactone efflux protein: MTPSAWLLFTTISLVTAFTPGPAVLLAMSNTMAWGLRKTLLGSSIGSAVGVFVVSGIAMAGLGTLLHTSAWLFAGLKTAGALYLMYLGWRQWTNPGSVFRKTAQVVEQADKSRLALARQGLLVSLTNPKSILFFTALFPQFLHLDAPMLPQYLALTSAFTTCALTSHVVYSLLATRLQGWFSTPRRAQAFNRVTGGAFGLLGLGLLRLKNPA, translated from the coding sequence ATGACACCCTCCGCCTGGCTCCTGTTCACCACCATTTCGCTGGTCACCGCATTCACCCCCGGCCCAGCCGTGCTGCTGGCCATGTCCAACACGATGGCCTGGGGCCTGCGCAAGACGCTGTTGGGCAGCTCCATCGGCAGCGCAGTAGGGGTTTTTGTGGTGTCGGGCATTGCCATGGCCGGGCTGGGCACCTTGCTGCATACCTCGGCATGGCTGTTTGCCGGGCTGAAGACCGCCGGGGCGCTGTACCTGATGTACCTGGGCTGGCGCCAGTGGACCAACCCGGGCTCGGTGTTCCGCAAGACCGCCCAGGTCGTGGAGCAGGCCGACAAATCCCGCCTGGCACTGGCCCGCCAAGGCCTGCTGGTGTCGCTGACCAACCCCAAAAGCATTCTGTTCTTCACCGCGCTGTTTCCACAGTTCCTGCACCTGGATGCGCCCATGCTGCCGCAATACCTGGCGCTGACCAGCGCGTTCACCACCTGCGCCTTGACCTCCCACGTGGTCTATTCGCTGCTGGCCACGCGCTTGCAGGGCTGGTTCTCCACCCCACGCCGGGCCCAGGCTTTCAACCGCGTCACCGGCGGGGCCTTTGGCCTGCTGGGGCTGGGGCTGTTGCGGTTGAAGAACCCGGCGTGA
- the dsbD gene encoding thiol:disulfide interchange protein DsbD: MLHRFLSALLLIAAYALPISASAQKSLNSVVTTPQVRAELLAHAPQGVVPGQPVWVGLQITHQPEWHTYWKNPGDSGLATSLVWTLPPGVTAGDIAWPVPHKIRIGTLANYGFEGTLLLPVPLTISPDFKPSLLASELEVKLHAVWLVCRKECIPEEGDFVLKLPVKSSTGMHAAAFDAALAAQPTDLKARSQVQVEGPELKITVADLPAALRGKTLELFPETPEITAPAADITQRWDGATWSATATLTAMRSQSPTEMPLVLATADGAGFRTVADVQGTWPRTIAPPTMSPALEAALRANSAASQIPAAPSLSWAAALLGALLGGLILNLMPCVFPVLAIKLMGFAQHAGDKQAHRVDGLAYTAGAVLSFLALGGLMLGLRAAGEQLGWGFQLQSPAVVAGLAVLFTVVGLNLAGLFEFGQFLPSRVATLQARNPALNAFLSGVLAVAVASPCTAPFMGASLGLAVGLPVAQALPIFAVMGIGMALPYLLASLSPGLARLLPRPGAWMATFRQLMAFPMFATVAWLVWVLGQQSGIDGAGSLLLLLVAVAAVLWALGLAGRTRWVIATLSIAALAGVISATGQNLINVAPASGAVAATERWQPWEPGRVEQTLATGQPVMVDFTAAWCVTCQYNKKTTLSHPAVLADLEAKNVQLLRADWTRRDPAITAALGQLGRNGVPVYVLYKAGSAPQVLSEVLNVDDLRAAIARL, encoded by the coding sequence ATGTTGCACCGTTTTCTCTCTGCTCTGCTTTTAATAGCTGCCTACGCCCTTCCCATAAGCGCAAGCGCCCAAAAAAGCTTGAATTCCGTCGTGACCACGCCGCAGGTGCGCGCCGAGCTGCTGGCGCACGCGCCGCAGGGGGTGGTCCCCGGCCAGCCGGTGTGGGTGGGCTTGCAGATCACCCACCAGCCCGAGTGGCACACCTACTGGAAGAACCCCGGCGATTCGGGCCTGGCCACCAGCCTGGTGTGGACACTGCCGCCCGGTGTGACGGCGGGCGACATCGCCTGGCCGGTGCCGCACAAGATCCGCATCGGCACCCTGGCCAACTACGGCTTTGAGGGCACGCTGCTGCTGCCGGTGCCGCTGACGATTTCGCCGGACTTCAAACCCAGCCTGCTGGCCAGCGAACTGGAGGTAAAGCTGCATGCCGTCTGGCTGGTGTGCCGCAAGGAATGCATTCCCGAAGAAGGCGACTTCGTGCTGAAGCTGCCGGTGAAAAGCTCTACCGGCATGCACGCCGCCGCCTTCGATGCCGCCCTGGCCGCCCAGCCCACCGATTTAAAGGCGCGCAGCCAGGTGCAGGTAGAGGGCCCCGAACTCAAAATCACCGTGGCCGACCTGCCCGCCGCGCTGCGCGGCAAGACGCTGGAGCTGTTCCCAGAAACGCCGGAAATCACCGCCCCCGCTGCCGACATCACGCAGCGTTGGGACGGCGCCACTTGGTCCGCCACCGCCACGCTGACGGCCATGCGCAGCCAGAGCCCCACCGAGATGCCGCTGGTGCTGGCCACCGCCGACGGCGCGGGCTTTCGCACCGTGGCCGATGTGCAAGGCACCTGGCCACGCACCATCGCCCCGCCCACCATGTCGCCCGCCCTGGAAGCCGCCTTGCGGGCCAACAGTGCGGCCTCGCAAATCCCGGCCGCGCCCAGCCTGTCCTGGGCGGCCGCCCTGCTCGGGGCGCTGCTGGGCGGATTGATCCTGAACCTCATGCCCTGCGTGTTCCCGGTGCTGGCCATCAAGCTGATGGGCTTTGCGCAGCACGCGGGCGACAAACAGGCCCACCGTGTGGATGGCCTGGCCTACACCGCCGGGGCCGTGCTGTCGTTTCTGGCGCTGGGCGGGCTGATGCTGGGCCTGCGCGCGGCGGGCGAGCAACTGGGCTGGGGCTTTCAATTGCAGTCGCCGGCGGTGGTAGCCGGGCTGGCGGTGCTGTTCACCGTGGTGGGGCTGAACCTGGCGGGGCTGTTCGAGTTTGGCCAGTTTCTGCCCAGCCGCGTGGCCACACTGCAGGCACGCAACCCGGCGCTGAACGCGTTTTTGTCCGGCGTGTTGGCCGTGGCCGTGGCCTCGCCCTGCACCGCGCCCTTCATGGGGGCCTCGCTGGGGTTGGCCGTGGGCCTGCCGGTGGCACAGGCGCTGCCGATCTTTGCGGTGATGGGCATCGGGATGGCCCTGCCCTACCTGCTGGCCAGCCTGAGCCCGGGCCTGGCCCGGCTGCTGCCGCGGCCCGGCGCGTGGATGGCTACCTTCCGCCAGCTCATGGCGTTTCCGATGTTTGCCACCGTGGCCTGGCTGGTGTGGGTGCTGGGCCAGCAAAGTGGCATTGACGGCGCGGGCAGCCTGCTGCTGCTGCTGGTGGCCGTGGCGGCGGTGCTGTGGGCGCTGGGCCTGGCCGGGCGCACGCGCTGGGTGATTGCTACGCTTTCCATAGCTGCTCTCGCTGGTGTCATAAGCGCTACAGGCCAAAATCTTATCAATGTGGCACCCGCCTCTGGCGCGGTGGCCGCCACCGAGCGCTGGCAGCCCTGGGAGCCGGGCCGTGTGGAGCAAACCCTGGCCACCGGGCAGCCGGTGATGGTGGACTTCACCGCCGCCTGGTGCGTCACCTGCCAGTACAACAAGAAGACCACCCTGTCCCACCCCGCCGTACTGGCCGATCTGGAAGCCAAGAACGTGCAGCTGCTGCGCGCCGACTGGACCCGCCGCGACCCCGCCATCACCGCCGCCCTAGGCCAACTGGGCCGCAACGGCGTGCCGGTGTACGTGCTGTACAAGGCGGGCAGCGCGCCGCAGGTGCTGTCGGAGGTGTTGAATGTGGACGATCTGCGGGCGGCTATTGCCAGGCTGTAA
- the argG gene encoding argininosuccinate synthase, translating to MVANILQKLPAGERVGIAFSGGLDTSAAVHWMRAKGAVPCAYTANLGQPDESDYDEIPRKALAYGAEMARLVDCRPQLVAEGIAAIQAGAFHISTGGATYFNTTPLGRAVTGTALVVAMRDDGVNIWGDGSTYKGNDIERFYRYGLLCNPELRIYKPWLDQLFIDELGGRKEMSEYLVANGFDYKMSVEKAYSTDSNILGATHEAKDLEFLNAGMHIVKPIMGVPFWRDDCVVKAESVTVRFEEGQPVALNGQTFPDAVALMYAANEIGGRHGLGMCDQIENRIIEAKSRGIYEAPGMALLHIAYERLVTGIHNEDTIEQYRANGRKLGRLLYQGRWFDSQSLMLRETAQRWIARAITGEVTLELRRGNDYSLMDTVSPNLTYHPERLTMESGAGGFTPADRIGQLTMRNMDIADTRQKLAVYTQAGLLGTSASSTTLIANPGAL from the coding sequence ATGGTTGCCAATATTCTGCAAAAACTCCCCGCTGGCGAACGCGTCGGCATCGCTTTCTCGGGGGGGCTGGACACCAGCGCCGCCGTGCACTGGATGCGTGCCAAGGGGGCCGTGCCCTGTGCCTACACCGCCAACCTGGGCCAGCCCGACGAGTCCGATTACGACGAAATCCCGCGCAAGGCGCTGGCCTACGGTGCCGAAATGGCGCGTCTGGTCGATTGCCGCCCGCAGCTGGTGGCCGAGGGCATTGCCGCCATCCAGGCCGGGGCTTTCCACATCAGCACCGGTGGCGCCACCTACTTCAACACCACGCCGCTGGGCCGGGCCGTGACCGGCACCGCGCTGGTGGTGGCCATGCGCGACGACGGCGTGAACATCTGGGGCGACGGCAGCACCTACAAGGGCAACGACATCGAGCGCTTCTACCGCTACGGCCTGTTGTGCAACCCCGAGCTGCGCATCTACAAGCCCTGGCTGGACCAGCTGTTCATCGACGAACTCGGTGGCCGCAAGGAAATGAGCGAGTACCTGGTGGCCAACGGCTTCGACTACAAGATGAGCGTGGAAAAGGCCTATTCCACCGACTCCAACATCCTGGGCGCGACCCACGAAGCCAAGGACCTGGAGTTCTTGAACGCGGGCATGCACATCGTCAAACCCATCATGGGCGTGCCGTTCTGGCGCGACGACTGCGTGGTCAAGGCCGAATCGGTGACCGTGCGCTTTGAAGAAGGCCAGCCCGTGGCGCTGAACGGCCAGACCTTCCCCGATGCCGTGGCCCTGATGTACGCCGCCAACGAGATCGGTGGCCGCCACGGTCTGGGCATGTGCGACCAGATCGAAAACCGCATCATCGAAGCCAAGAGCCGCGGCATCTACGAAGCCCCCGGCATGGCACTGCTGCACATCGCCTACGAGCGCCTGGTCACCGGCATCCACAACGAAGACACCATCGAACAGTACCGCGCCAATGGCCGCAAGCTGGGCCGCCTGCTGTACCAGGGCCGCTGGTTCGACTCGCAAAGCCTGATGCTGCGCGAAACCGCCCAGCGCTGGATCGCCCGCGCCATCACCGGCGAAGTCACGCTGGAACTGCGCCGCGGCAACGACTATTCGCTGATGGACACGGTCAGCCCCAACCTGACCTACCACCCCGAGCGCCTGACCATGGAAAGCGGAGCCGGTGGCTTCACCCCCGCCGACCGCATCGGCCAGCTCACCATGCGCAACATGGACATCGCCGACACGCGCCAAAAGCTGGCGGTGTACACCCAGGCGGGTTTGCTGGGCACCAGCGCGTCCAGCACCACGCTGATCGCCAACCCCGGCGCTCTGTAA
- the rutD_2 gene encoding putative aminoacrylate hydrolase RutD, translated as MQPSPTSPSPTVPVDEDLAAQALPGHGIPSQDSDPAAQIALDPQDAEREAKSTLVGGGMVAGMAMGAAIGIGVGGPVGVVVGASIGAVVGALGGAAAGATAQADAVPTATVRLHIEDTGGGGRPVVLIHGWPLSAQAWEPQVPVLQAAGYRVVAYDRRGFGRSDKPESDYSYDTLADDLQRVLDQCGLQDVTLVGFSMGGGEVARYITRHGESRLRSVVFAAAVPPYLMQSADNPDGPLTPEKAQQSKTALEQDRNAFFEHFTRDFFSAEGVLQVTEAQRADAIALCHQSAPHAALACMDAFGTTDFRNDLQRVTVPTLVVHGAADAIVPIEGSGLRTHQAVQHSQLVTVAGAPHGFNVSHAQVFNEALLAFLRN; from the coding sequence ATGCAACCATCCCCCACCTCGCCGTCCCCTACCGTCCCCGTGGACGAAGACCTTGCCGCACAGGCCCTCCCCGGCCACGGCATTCCGTCGCAGGACTCGGACCCTGCGGCGCAAATTGCACTGGACCCCCAGGATGCGGAGCGCGAAGCCAAGTCGACGCTGGTCGGCGGTGGCATGGTGGCCGGTATGGCCATGGGTGCCGCCATCGGCATCGGGGTAGGTGGCCCGGTGGGTGTGGTGGTGGGGGCATCGATCGGTGCCGTGGTCGGCGCACTGGGTGGCGCAGCCGCCGGTGCCACGGCCCAGGCCGACGCAGTGCCCACCGCCACGGTGCGCCTGCACATCGAAGACACCGGTGGCGGTGGCCGGCCAGTGGTGTTGATCCACGGCTGGCCGCTGTCGGCCCAGGCCTGGGAGCCCCAGGTACCGGTGCTCCAGGCCGCGGGCTATCGCGTGGTGGCCTATGACCGCAGGGGCTTTGGCCGCTCCGATAAGCCGGAGTCCGATTACAGCTACGACACGCTGGCCGACGATCTGCAGCGCGTGCTGGACCAGTGCGGACTGCAGGACGTGACACTGGTGGGCTTTTCGATGGGCGGGGGCGAGGTGGCGCGCTACATCACGCGGCATGGCGAGTCGCGGCTGCGCAGCGTGGTGTTTGCCGCCGCCGTGCCACCGTACCTGATGCAGAGCGCCGACAACCCCGACGGCCCGCTCACGCCCGAGAAGGCACAGCAGAGCAAAACCGCGCTGGAGCAGGACCGCAACGCCTTTTTCGAGCATTTCACCCGCGACTTCTTCTCGGCCGAGGGTGTGCTGCAGGTCACCGAGGCGCAGCGCGCCGACGCGATCGCCCTGTGCCACCAGTCCGCACCGCATGCGGCCCTGGCGTGCATGGATGCCTTCGGCACCACCGATTTCCGTAACGACCTTCAGCGGGTGACGGTGCCCACGCTGGTGGTCCACGGCGCGGCGGATGCGATCGTGCCCATCGAAGGCTCGGGCCTGCGCACCCACCAGGCCGTGCAGCACAGCCAACTGGTGACGGTAGCCGGAGCTCCGCACGGGTTCAACGTATCGCACGCGCAAGTGTTCAACGAGGCGCTGCTGGCGTTCCTGCGCAACTGA